From Campylobacter concisus ATCC 51562, one genomic window encodes:
- a CDS encoding DUF1064 domain-containing protein has protein sequence MKIGNVSAIVRNKYHNRRTKGFDSAKEWRRNKELETLQRVGEISELNRQVPFVLMPSYTISDETTKQGFRTVREIRYIADFTYRLKDGTRIIEDVKGMQTDVFKLKRKLLERKIALGVIEGEFRIY, from the coding sequence ATGAAAATTGGCAACGTTTCGGCGATTGTTAGGAACAAATACCACAACCGAAGGACTAAAGGCTTTGATAGTGCCAAAGAGTGGCGTAGAAATAAAGAGCTAGAAACCTTACAACGAGTAGGCGAGATAAGCGAACTAAACCGACAAGTGCCGTTTGTGTTAATGCCTAGCTACACAATATCAGATGAAACAACCAAGCAAGGTTTTAGAACCGTGCGTGAGATCAGATACATAGCAGATTTTACTTATCGTCTTAAAGATGGCACACGCATCATTGAGGACGTAAAGGGAATGCAAACGGACGTTTTCAAGCTGAAACGAAAACTGCTAGAGAGAAAAATAGCCCTTGGAGTAATAGAGGGCGAGTTTAGGATTTATTAA
- a CDS encoding phage head-tail adapter protein, with product MMNDERVSYLEELVQTAYNGYAEYKPFFDKLNDAYLLVLESEQYHSLKERNKSKNYIPKLNSKAKRIYDGLTETYFNNDTFAKLEPYINSTHDVIDKWQEALNFYCDKINLYKVFAPIFLKSAFSASSVVKVFWAKDEAKIEEVDINDIYFDPDAQNTDDIRYIVHRIYLTTNDIKKLIKNKTFRQIDLSENRPYERICLNEIYELDDDKWSVSTLYNRELLRDKVELKDGQPFVFGYMLPQTRRNIDQTFVCAYGEPALASLLPLQDELNAIRNSITDVTRNQAMPKIIFNRSTSISRADLERPSGAIFTDSPADIKIVPPGDINASMATIQVIEQEMSEVSGVSPQQNGAPTTRQETATMASIMANEGSVRLQGYIRTYNETFFEPIFERLAFLVWKYGDPLFFAGFNRGEVPSFNINLNTGIGALNKEVQKKSLMDASQVIAAQFGMCLQLQDGEGANRMKEANEKILLELLPLYGIKDPENFIGKESELAKQLKPQAILPSVAEPIAEAGALPADAMPSV from the coding sequence ATGATGAACGATGAAAGAGTAAGCTATCTCGAGGAGCTAGTGCAAACAGCATACAATGGCTATGCGGAGTACAAACCTTTTTTTGACAAGCTAAATGATGCGTATTTATTGGTGCTTGAAAGTGAGCAGTATCATAGCCTAAAAGAGCGAAACAAAAGTAAAAACTACATACCAAAGCTAAACTCAAAAGCCAAAAGAATATATGACGGCTTAACCGAAACATATTTTAATAATGACACATTCGCAAAGCTAGAGCCTTATATAAACTCAACGCATGATGTGATTGACAAGTGGCAAGAGGCACTAAATTTTTACTGCGACAAGATCAATCTATACAAAGTTTTTGCACCGATTTTTTTAAAATCTGCCTTTTCGGCAAGCTCGGTGGTAAAAGTGTTTTGGGCAAAAGATGAGGCAAAGATAGAGGAAGTGGATATAAATGACATCTATTTTGACCCTGATGCACAAAACACGGATGACATCCGCTATATCGTGCATAGAATTTATCTCACGACAAACGACATCAAAAAGCTAATTAAGAATAAAACTTTTAGACAAATTGATCTAAGCGAGAACAGACCTTACGAGAGAATTTGCCTAAATGAAATTTATGAGCTAGACGATGATAAATGGAGCGTTAGCACGCTTTACAATAGAGAGCTACTAAGGGACAAAGTAGAACTAAAAGACGGACAGCCTTTTGTTTTTGGCTATATGCTACCGCAAACAAGAAGAAATATAGACCAAACTTTTGTTTGTGCGTATGGGGAGCCTGCACTTGCTTCACTTTTGCCGTTACAAGATGAGCTAAACGCTATTAGAAACTCAATTACAGATGTGACAAGAAACCAAGCAATGCCAAAAATCATCTTTAATCGTAGCACTAGCATATCAAGAGCTGATTTAGAGCGTCCAAGCGGTGCAATATTCACCGATAGCCCAGCTGACATCAAGATCGTGCCACCTGGCGACATCAACGCTTCAATGGCAACAATACAAGTGATCGAGCAAGAGATGAGCGAGGTAAGCGGTGTTAGCCCTCAACAAAACGGAGCACCTACAACTAGGCAAGAGACGGCAACAATGGCGTCAATTATGGCAAACGAGGGTAGCGTCAGGCTTCAAGGCTACATAAGAACGTACAATGAGACCTTTTTTGAGCCTATATTTGAACGTCTTGCATTCTTAGTTTGGAAATACGGCGACCCATTGTTTTTTGCAGGGTTTAACCGTGGTGAAGTGCCAAGTTTTAATATCAATCTAAATACTGGTATAGGAGCGCTAAACAAAGAGGTGCAAAAGAAAAGCCTAATGGATGCTAGCCAAGTAATAGCGGCTCAATTTGGTATGTGCTTGCAACTTCAAGACGGCGAGGGTGCAAATAGAATGAAAGAGGCAAACGAGAAAATCTTACTCGAGCTTCTGCCTCTGTATGGGATAAAAGACCCAGAGAATTTTATTGGAAAGGAGAGTGAGCTTGCTAAACAACTTAAGCCACAGGCTATTTTGCCAAGCGTGGCAGAGCCTATCGCAGAAGCAGGAGCTTTACCAGCTGACGCAATGCCAAGCGTTTAG
- a CDS encoding XRE family transcriptional regulator yields the protein MVKECQNWVDLAKQIEYIFERIDVELVRKVATLDDEALRLCFCVMICEWLKGAKFIPTKQARVKLATALKQKGLSKKRVAELANVSTRTIYRLGHENDER from the coding sequence ATGGTGAAAGAGTGCCAAAATTGGGTAGATTTGGCAAAACAAATCGAGTATATTTTTGAGCGTATTGATGTGGAGCTGGTCAGAAAGGTGGCAACGCTTGATGATGAGGCTTTGCGTCTTTGTTTTTGTGTGATGATTTGCGAGTGGCTTAAGGGAGCAAAATTTATCCCTACAAAGCAAGCAAGGGTAAAACTTGCAACGGCTCTAAAACAAAAAGGGCTTAGCAAAAAAAGGGTGGCAGAGCTAGCGAACGTCAGCACAAGAACAATTTACAGATTAGGACACGAAAATGATGAACGATGA